Proteins encoded in a region of the Psychromicrobium lacuslunae genome:
- a CDS encoding ornithine cyclodeaminase family protein: MSLSYFDAEAVRAALPWHTAVTALHNALRQGVDPEQDSPRIFSPAPGGEFLLMPTTGSRYSGLKALTVAPENPARGLQKIQGIYLLIDSETLSPLATMDGNELTAIRTPAVTLLAVSQMLAAAPGGEPTQPKLLIFGAGVQALNHFRAANVLLPQATDFAVLGQRPERVQALIRQLNTEGIQVRPAEPSEVSDADIILCTTSSRTPLFDGNSVAPGTIVAAIGQHGLDAREVDAALVRRSDVVVESRTAAWREAGDLIPARSVSEWQSIQPANLQDLVNGKLRRNATKPCLYNGVGMAWEDLVMATVVYEGGSGR, from the coding sequence ATGAGTTTGAGCTATTTCGATGCCGAGGCGGTGCGGGCGGCACTCCCCTGGCACACCGCCGTCACTGCTTTGCACAACGCCCTGCGGCAAGGCGTCGACCCCGAGCAGGATAGCCCTCGGATCTTCAGCCCGGCACCGGGTGGGGAGTTCCTACTGATGCCCACCACGGGCTCGCGCTATAGCGGTCTGAAAGCTCTTACCGTCGCGCCGGAGAATCCGGCTCGCGGTTTGCAGAAAATTCAAGGCATCTACCTGCTAATCGATTCCGAAACACTGTCCCCGCTGGCCACCATGGACGGCAATGAACTGACCGCAATACGAACCCCGGCGGTCACCCTGCTTGCGGTCAGCCAAATGCTCGCGGCGGCTCCCGGCGGCGAGCCAACGCAGCCTAAACTACTTATTTTCGGGGCGGGCGTTCAGGCACTCAATCATTTCCGGGCGGCCAACGTCTTGTTACCGCAGGCCACCGATTTCGCGGTGCTCGGTCAGCGGCCGGAGCGAGTACAAGCCCTGATCAGACAGCTCAACACGGAGGGGATCCAAGTTCGCCCGGCCGAACCTAGCGAGGTCTCCGACGCGGATATCATCCTGTGCACGACTTCCTCACGGACGCCGCTTTTCGATGGGAATTCGGTAGCCCCCGGCACCATCGTGGCAGCTATCGGTCAGCACGGCCTGGATGCTCGTGAAGTTGACGCCGCCCTAGTGCGGCGCAGCGACGTCGTAGTAGAGTCCAGAACTGCCGCCTGGCGGGAAGCCGGAGATCTGATTCCGGCTCGTAGCGTCTCGGAGTGGCAGAGCATCCAACCCGCTAATCTGCAGGATCTGGTGAACGGCAAACTTCGTCGGAATGCTACGAAACCTTGTCTTTACAACGGGGTAGGAATGGCCTGGGAAGACCTAGTGATGGCCACCGTAGTGTATGAAGGAGGCAGCGGACGTTGA
- a CDS encoding substrate-binding periplasmic protein gives MKSTRLKGAAIIAAGALTLGLSLTACGGGSTTANSGCKPKHEGIQTIAAGKLTVGVIDIPPFSSYNSGKPSGIDIDILSKIAKDECLELAYQQATYADAVQSISGNNIDLAVGTIDATEKRLKAVDFSASTYLDGMGIASKSAATTVTDLEKMKKVGTIDGYLWVEDLKKILGDKLTTYPSSVELKADFDAGRLDAAVDAYGVQVLQFKGNSAITVALSNDKPDPRVGAITHAPEAAFPMTKGNNSLKEALNAGIAAQHQDGTITKLLTGAGLSEGLGKVATTQYIVPAS, from the coding sequence ATGAAATCAACTCGACTCAAGGGCGCCGCGATCATCGCAGCTGGCGCGCTCACCCTAGGGCTTAGCCTCACTGCTTGCGGGGGCGGCAGCACAACGGCCAACTCCGGCTGCAAACCAAAACACGAAGGAATTCAAACCATTGCGGCTGGCAAACTCACGGTCGGCGTGATTGATATTCCACCGTTCAGTAGCTATAACAGTGGAAAGCCAAGCGGCATCGACATCGACATCCTGAGCAAAATCGCCAAGGATGAATGCCTCGAGCTGGCTTACCAGCAAGCTACTTACGCTGACGCCGTGCAGTCGATCTCCGGCAACAACATCGACCTAGCAGTGGGCACCATCGACGCCACCGAGAAGCGCCTCAAAGCCGTGGACTTCTCAGCTTCGACCTATCTCGACGGAATGGGCATCGCCTCCAAGTCTGCTGCCACCACGGTGACCGATCTGGAGAAAATGAAGAAAGTTGGTACCATCGACGGCTACCTCTGGGTCGAGGATCTCAAGAAGATTCTGGGCGATAAGCTCACCACGTACCCCAGCAGCGTTGAACTCAAAGCCGATTTCGACGCCGGTCGCCTCGATGCTGCGGTCGATGCCTACGGTGTGCAGGTTCTTCAGTTCAAGGGCAATTCCGCAATCACCGTCGCCCTCTCCAACGACAAGCCGGATCCCCGGGTCGGCGCAATCACTCACGCACCCGAGGCCGCCTTCCCGATGACTAAAGGAAATAACAGCCTCAAAGAAGCCCTCAATGCCGGCATTGCGGCACAGCATCAGGACGGCACCATCACCAAACTGCTGACCGGCGCCGGATTGTCGGAGGGACTCGGTAAGGTTGCCACTACTCAGTACATCGTGCCAGCTAGCTAA
- a CDS encoding GntR family transcriptional regulator — translation MQADQNHLPLAPLGRQRSLRESVTESLRAAIIAGSLSEGTLYSAPSLGAAYGVSATPVREAMMDLAREGLVETVKNKGFRITAMSDRELDELTQIRLLLEPPVMVDIAGTVPPSGIAMLHGLADHIVEAAQSGDLAAYLAADREFHAELLRYCGNDQLVELATNLRTRTRLYGLKALSDSDQLAESAQEHHELLDLIAAGDGKAAMAFMQRHIGHARGLWATGESEAAR, via the coding sequence GTGCAGGCCGATCAGAACCATCTCCCCCTCGCCCCGCTGGGCCGCCAACGAAGTCTTCGCGAATCGGTCACCGAATCACTACGCGCCGCCATTATTGCCGGTTCACTGAGCGAAGGTACTCTTTACTCGGCGCCTTCGTTGGGGGCCGCTTACGGAGTTTCGGCCACCCCAGTCCGAGAAGCCATGATGGACCTTGCTCGCGAAGGCCTGGTCGAGACGGTCAAGAACAAAGGCTTCCGGATCACCGCAATGAGCGATCGTGAGCTCGATGAGCTCACCCAGATTCGGCTGCTGTTGGAACCGCCAGTGATGGTGGATATCGCCGGTACCGTGCCACCCTCCGGTATTGCCATGTTGCATGGTTTGGCTGATCATATTGTCGAGGCCGCACAGAGCGGCGACCTCGCCGCTTATTTGGCTGCCGATCGCGAGTTCCATGCCGAATTGCTGCGTTATTGCGGAAATGATCAGCTCGTCGAACTCGCCACCAATCTGCGCACCCGAACCCGGCTGTATGGTCTCAAGGCGCTGAGCGATAGTGACCAGCTCGCGGAGTCCGCCCAGGAGCACCACGAACTGCTTGATCTGATCGCGGCGGGCGATGGAAAAGCAGCAATGGCGTTCATGCAGCGCCACATCGGCCATGCTCGAGGGTTATGGGCCACCGGGGAGAGCGAAGCCGCTCGCTGA